A window of Salvelinus alpinus chromosome 31, SLU_Salpinus.1, whole genome shotgun sequence contains these coding sequences:
- the LOC139561022 gene encoding gastrula zinc finger protein XlCGF7.1-like → MRQAKAKPPQSQGFSCSQCQFSNRRWLTLQEHIKKNHPKEDSGILGSGEAGAENNVMPVSETESSSAKKTRKNKYICSQCGKGHKCSYELRRHETVHSEVKPFQCGQCEKRYKTKVALKQHHRVHTGEG, encoded by the exons ATga GACAAGCTAAAGCCAAGCCCCCCCAGTCCCAGGGCTTTTCCTGCTCACAGTGCCAGTTCTCCAACAGGAGATGGCTCACCCTTCAGGAGCACATCAAGAAGAACCATCCAAAGGAGGACAGTGGGATCCTGGGCTCTGGAGAAGCTGGAGCTGAGAACAACGTCATGCCTGTCAGTGAGACGGAAAGCTCCTCAGCCAAGAAGACCAGGAAGAACAAGTACATCTGCTCCCAGTGTGGGAAGGGTCACAAATGTTCATATGAGCTGAGACGACACGAAACCGTTCACTCTGAGGTGAAGCCCTTCCAGTGTGGCCAGTGTGAGAAGAGATACAAAACAAAGGTGGCTCTAAAACAGCACCATCGAGTTCACACTGGAGAAGGGTAG